One segment of Natranaeroarchaeum aerophilus DNA contains the following:
- the trpE gene encoding anthranilate synthase component I gives MTKLTPTREEFSQHVADAADDETDAVVVRTAVDLDVDVSPLSAYAALTGRTTDVPSADYAFLLESAQKTASSDPDGAFRPASATADRHARYSFVGYDPAAVVTVDPDETTVEVLGDDRYADLIDPAGEDATDTLRSALPDAALTGFENGDRRQLDGGLVGFLAYDAVYDLWLDDVGIERPDSRFPDAQFVLNTKTLIFDEVAESLSLVFTPVVREGDDPDAIYDDLVAEAERVEELLADASEPDCGPFVRDREVAGPQDEYEDAVRAAKEHVLDGDVYQAVVSRKRELYGDVDPLGFYRALREINPSPYMYLLGYDDLTIVGASPETLVSVEGETVTSNPIAGTCDRGESPVEDRRLAGEMLADDKERAEHTMLVDLARNDVRRVSEPGSVRVDEFMNVLKYSHVQHIESTVTGTLAADADAFDATRASFPAGTLSGAPKIRAMEIIDDLEREPRGIYGGGVGYFSWTGDADMAIVIRTATIEHGEEDRITVQAGAGLVADSQPEAEYEETEKKMGGVLAAIEEIETPTPASEVSR, from the coding sequence ATGACCAAACTCACGCCCACCCGAGAAGAGTTCAGCCAGCACGTCGCCGACGCCGCTGACGACGAAACGGACGCGGTCGTCGTGCGCACGGCGGTCGATCTCGACGTCGATGTCTCGCCCCTGTCGGCGTATGCGGCGCTGACGGGTCGGACGACCGACGTCCCGTCTGCCGATTACGCGTTCTTGCTGGAGAGTGCCCAGAAGACGGCGTCAAGCGATCCTGATGGCGCGTTCCGCCCGGCATCTGCGACCGCGGACCGACACGCACGCTACTCCTTCGTGGGCTACGACCCGGCGGCAGTCGTGACCGTGGACCCCGACGAGACCACGGTCGAGGTCCTCGGCGATGACCGCTACGCAGACCTGATCGACCCTGCAGGCGAGGATGCTACTGACACGCTCCGCTCGGCCCTGCCCGACGCCGCCCTCACGGGGTTCGAGAACGGCGACCGCCGCCAGCTCGATGGTGGGCTGGTCGGATTTCTCGCGTACGACGCGGTCTACGATCTCTGGCTCGACGACGTTGGGATCGAGCGTCCCGATTCGCGGTTTCCGGATGCCCAGTTCGTCCTGAACACGAAGACGCTGATCTTCGATGAGGTCGCAGAGTCGCTCTCGCTCGTTTTCACGCCGGTCGTACGCGAGGGCGACGACCCCGACGCGATCTACGACGACCTCGTGGCGGAGGCCGAACGTGTCGAGGAACTGCTCGCCGACGCGAGCGAGCCCGACTGTGGACCGTTCGTTCGTGATCGCGAGGTCGCCGGACCGCAAGACGAGTACGAGGACGCGGTACGCGCGGCCAAAGAACACGTCCTCGATGGTGACGTCTATCAGGCCGTCGTCTCTCGAAAACGCGAGCTCTACGGCGACGTTGACCCGCTCGGGTTCTATCGCGCTCTGCGCGAGATCAACCCCTCGCCGTACATGTACCTGCTCGGCTACGACGATCTGACCATCGTCGGTGCGAGCCCCGAAACGCTCGTTTCGGTCGAGGGTGAGACGGTGACGTCGAACCCGATCGCAGGGACCTGCGACCGTGGCGAGAGCCCGGTCGAGGACCGCCGACTGGCGGGCGAGATGCTCGCCGACGACAAGGAACGGGCCGAACACACGATGCTCGTCGACCTCGCGCGCAACGACGTGCGGCGGGTGAGTGAACCCGGATCGGTTCGGGTCGACGAGTTTATGAACGTCCTCAAGTACTCCCACGTCCAGCACATCGAGAGTACGGTCACGGGAACGCTTGCGGCCGATGCAGATGCCTTCGACGCCACTCGTGCCTCGTTTCCTGCCGGAACGCTCTCGGGCGCGCCGAAGATCCGCGCGATGGAGATCATCGACGATCTCGAACGCGAACCGCGGGGGATCTACGGCGGCGGCGTCGGCTACTTCTCGTGGACCGGCGACGCCGACATGGCGATCGTCATCCGGACCGCGACGATCGAACACGGCGAGGAGGATCGGATCACTGTACAGGCGGGGGCGGGACTGGTCGCCGACAGCCAGCCGGAAGCGGAGTACGAGGAGACCGAGAAGAAAATGGGTGGCGTTCTGGCAGCGATCGAGGAGATCGAGACACCCACCCCGGCGTCGGAGGTGAGCCGATGA
- a CDS encoding phosphoribosylanthranilate isomerase produces MTRVKICGLTSERDVETVVDAGADALGFIVDVPVDTPRELTVDRAAELVASVPPFASTVLVTMPETPEGAIELVGRIQPDTVQLHGDLSPAEAAAVTDQVLATTIKAVDADEPERCAEYVDSVDALLVDSVDGEGGGGTGETHDWERTATVVADLDVPVILAGGLTPENVGEAVETVAPYGVDVASGVEREHPDAEGLRKDADAVARFVANANATSEATIA; encoded by the coding sequence ATGACGCGGGTCAAGATCTGCGGGCTGACGAGCGAGCGAGACGTCGAGACGGTGGTCGACGCTGGTGCTGACGCGCTCGGCTTCATCGTCGACGTGCCGGTCGATACCCCCCGGGAGCTGACCGTCGACCGTGCCGCCGAACTCGTCGCTTCCGTCCCGCCGTTTGCCTCGACGGTGCTCGTGACGATGCCCGAAACGCCCGAGGGCGCAATCGAACTCGTCGGGCGGATTCAGCCGGACACCGTCCAGCTCCACGGCGACCTGTCGCCCGCGGAGGCTGCGGCAGTGACTGATCAGGTCCTGGCGACCACGATCAAGGCGGTCGACGCCGACGAGCCCGAGCGCTGCGCCGAATACGTCGATTCGGTCGACGCGTTACTCGTTGACTCCGTCGACGGCGAGGGCGGGGGCGGCACCGGTGAAACCCACGACTGGGAGCGCACCGCGACAGTCGTCGCCGATCTCGACGTGCCGGTGATCCTGGCCGGTGGGCTCACTCCCGAAAACGTCGGCGAAGCGGTCGAGACCGTCGCCCCGTACGGCGTCGACGTTGCGAGCGGCGTCGAGCGCGAGCACCCCGATGCGGAGGGCTTGCGGAAGGACGCCGATGCAGTAGCGCGTTTTGTCGCCAATGCGAACGCGACCAGCGAGGCAACGATAGCATGA
- a CDS encoding DNA double-strand break repair nuclease NurA, which produces MPQKRGDIYETARRLGHVPIIENELVQEELENFETKEVDPDEAPIEENSVDVEDLPNEGEEPEYLLSIDGSLQEVPVNEEYPSSRIGFIQIAAVLTKLDILVEQQQQRFVDPSRVEDLEESVSQPIILPSSNYTAGDAETTLDSWRQHLYNTFLSREIEGKTYLEIFMDVIQSDPRHIDSRTVDVYRCPNPDCPTEGAEAHIHTDIYDFGICEECGIEVYPTDSLRTHENVSETQANGAAISAVMQVLEHLTLCAYLRYLSESNPSRLSRVGFVIDGPLAVYDTPAWFHEPVLDTIKRVTDKQRANGYSPPIIVGIEKSGQFKDHAVNIKDNMPAGSVLGMDNEYIYEYVKSGTTRLEYGTRDHYGWPFIYKSESERMFVLDLPKLPDGSDKYDPTNYPLMRKTLEAIDRVETSLYDDATIPITLAHQQASIPLKTGSRVLELFSREFTEDNSS; this is translated from the coding sequence ATGCCACAGAAACGAGGAGATATCTACGAAACCGCTCGTCGTCTAGGACACGTTCCCATCATTGAAAATGAACTCGTCCAGGAAGAACTAGAAAACTTCGAGACAAAAGAAGTTGACCCGGACGAAGCACCAATTGAAGAGAACTCCGTCGATGTTGAAGACTTGCCAAACGAAGGCGAAGAACCAGAATATCTCTTATCCATTGATGGTTCGCTCCAAGAAGTCCCCGTTAACGAAGAGTATCCGAGTAGTCGAATCGGATTTATACAGATTGCTGCGGTTCTCACGAAACTGGATATCCTCGTAGAACAACAACAACAACGGTTTGTAGATCCATCTCGAGTGGAAGACCTCGAGGAGAGTGTCTCCCAGCCAATCATTCTTCCAAGTAGCAATTATACAGCTGGAGACGCTGAGACAACTTTGGATAGTTGGCGACAACACCTTTATAATACGTTTCTGAGTCGTGAGATCGAGGGGAAAACGTACCTCGAAATATTTATGGATGTCATTCAGTCCGACCCACGTCATATCGACAGTAGGACTGTAGATGTTTACCGGTGCCCGAACCCGGACTGCCCAACAGAAGGGGCCGAAGCGCACATCCACACAGATATTTATGATTTCGGAATCTGCGAGGAATGCGGTATTGAAGTTTACCCAACTGATTCTCTTCGAACGCATGAGAATGTGAGTGAAACACAGGCAAATGGTGCTGCGATATCGGCGGTGATGCAGGTGCTTGAGCATTTGACACTCTGCGCATACCTGCGTTATTTGTCCGAAAGTAATCCAAGCAGATTATCTCGGGTCGGGTTCGTTATTGATGGTCCATTAGCAGTCTACGATACACCTGCTTGGTTCCATGAACCTGTACTTGATACGATTAAACGAGTTACTGATAAACAGCGTGCAAACGGTTATTCACCGCCAATTATCGTGGGTATCGAAAAGAGTGGTCAATTCAAAGATCATGCAGTGAATATCAAGGACAACATGCCTGCTGGGTCGGTATTGGGAATGGATAACGAGTACATCTATGAGTATGTTAAGTCCGGGACCACTCGGTTAGAATATGGAACACGAGACCACTATGGATGGCCATTCATCTACAAATCAGAATCTGAAAGGATGTTCGTGCTTGATCTTCCAAAACTTCCAGACGGGTCTGATAAGTATGACCCGACCAATTATCCTTTAATGCGGAAAACGCTTGAGGCGATAGACCGTGTTGAAACTTCCCTTTATGATGATGCTACTATTCCGATCACATTGGCACATCAGCAGGCATCTATCCCATTAAAAACCGGCTCACGGGTTCTAGAGTTGTTCTCTAGGGAATTTACTGAGGACAATTCATCGTAA
- a CDS encoding ATP-binding protein → MDEMALDDQAIRPIIEGSDLVGGIYYMNYDEGVIVSNDKWKDDAGGIPRHCYLLATATDWENPDEFEEEDAYAVLLRATGPEKLPAEDDLMKVREEAMRRKITNDTGVDTRNVPGSSEEIMDVLTKNEIQFSGINAKILGTIYETDDGVQFGSDVETFYSSARYKVYKPRPEALSKIFQLIQLDQSESDDSVIRLGRVRYTSTERNSELYDATVPLDINDVVGNKTALFGMTRTGKSNTMKVLATNIFEHAVETDQEIGQLLFDPAGEYANVNTQDDETALADIHDDVVTVYSWGGGGDDVESLQIDFFDYQQIDEVWQTIKLHLTRDRDYVNSFKAANPVAPEQQDDNRGEVNEAVRCQSALYACLIRAGFETPNGFSTPIPTNVNVRNAVNAHLDDNDPDFENSDFGPSGWSFVDENRLEEFWDIVANNREDINNADEDWITNDVEAMLTMFNQEAGNGYQILEELRRYHDPGTQGYYPDIIYDSLADGDIVIVDLTSGTDEINQRISKTIVERVVERQVDMFTNGQEPHNIEVYVEEAHRLFGSDYLDDADATDPYVRLAKEAAKYNIGLIYATQEVSGVDGRVLANTANWIVTHLNNRNETKELSRYYNFEDFERLTLEAEDVGFARVKTLSGQFIVPTQIDKFDQDLITRAGNRYEQRYGDGDSSRQETL, encoded by the coding sequence ATGGACGAGATGGCCCTCGATGATCAAGCCATCCGGCCAATAATTGAAGGTTCGGACCTTGTAGGCGGCATTTATTATATGAATTATGACGAAGGCGTCATCGTCAGTAACGACAAATGGAAAGACGATGCTGGTGGAATACCTCGCCATTGTTACCTCCTCGCCACGGCGACAGACTGGGAAAACCCAGATGAATTCGAGGAGGAAGACGCATACGCTGTACTCCTTCGTGCCACAGGCCCGGAAAAACTTCCGGCAGAGGACGATCTTATGAAAGTTCGTGAGGAGGCGATGCGCAGAAAAATAACGAACGACACGGGAGTTGACACAAGGAATGTACCGGGTTCGAGCGAGGAAATCATGGATGTTCTCACAAAGAACGAAATCCAGTTCTCCGGGATCAACGCAAAAATACTGGGAACGATATATGAAACCGACGACGGTGTCCAGTTTGGCAGTGACGTTGAAACGTTCTATTCTTCGGCACGGTACAAGGTATATAAACCAAGGCCAGAAGCACTCTCAAAAATCTTCCAACTGATTCAACTCGATCAGAGTGAATCAGACGACTCCGTAATTCGGCTTGGGAGGGTGCGTTATACCTCCACTGAGCGAAACTCGGAGCTCTATGATGCCACCGTACCTCTTGATATCAACGACGTTGTCGGCAATAAGACAGCCCTGTTTGGGATGACCCGTACAGGAAAGTCGAACACGATGAAAGTGCTCGCAACAAATATTTTCGAGCACGCTGTTGAGACCGATCAAGAGATCGGGCAGCTCCTATTCGACCCAGCTGGGGAGTATGCAAATGTGAATACTCAGGACGACGAAACCGCTTTAGCAGATATTCATGATGATGTTGTAACCGTTTACAGCTGGGGTGGAGGAGGAGACGATGTCGAATCACTACAGATCGACTTCTTCGATTATCAACAAATCGATGAAGTATGGCAAACAATCAAACTTCATCTCACCCGAGACAGAGACTACGTTAATTCGTTCAAAGCAGCTAACCCTGTTGCTCCGGAACAACAGGATGATAACCGGGGAGAAGTCAATGAGGCGGTCAGATGTCAGTCTGCCCTGTATGCTTGTCTGATCCGAGCAGGATTCGAGACTCCAAATGGTTTCAGTACCCCGATACCGACGAATGTCAACGTCCGTAATGCGGTAAATGCGCATTTGGATGACAACGATCCAGACTTCGAAAACTCTGACTTCGGCCCATCAGGCTGGTCGTTTGTTGATGAGAACCGGCTTGAGGAATTCTGGGATATCGTCGCGAACAACCGCGAGGACATCAACAACGCCGATGAAGACTGGATCACCAACGATGTTGAGGCAATGTTAACGATGTTTAACCAAGAGGCCGGTAATGGTTATCAAATATTGGAAGAGCTACGGCGATATCACGATCCGGGTACACAGGGCTACTATCCGGATATCATCTACGACAGTCTCGCTGATGGAGATATCGTGATTGTTGATCTAACCAGTGGGACAGATGAGATCAATCAGCGAATCTCCAAAACAATCGTCGAACGAGTCGTAGAGCGACAGGTGGACATGTTCACCAACGGTCAGGAACCGCACAATATTGAGGTCTATGTCGAAGAAGCACACCGCCTATTCGGCAGCGACTATCTTGACGATGCAGATGCTACCGACCCGTACGTCCGGCTAGCGAAAGAAGCTGCTAAGTACAATATTGGCCTGATCTATGCAACCCAAGAAGTCAGCGGTGTCGATGGGCGTGTGCTTGCGAACACAGCTAACTGGATTGTAACTCACCTCAACAATCGTAACGAAACCAAAGAACTCTCTAGATACTACAATTTTGAGGATTTTGAGCGGTTAACTCTCGAAGCTGAGGACGTAGGGTTTGCCCGCGTAAAAACCCTCTCTGGGCAGTTCATTGTTCCAACGCAAATAGACAAATTTGATCAAGACCTCATTACTCGAGCCGGTAACCGGTACGAACAGCGTTACGGAGACGGTGACAGCAGTCGGCAAGAAACCCTCTAA
- the trpD gene encoding anthranilate phosphoribosyltransferase codes for MQEYIERVTEGEDLTQNEARQAASAVFEDATEAQIGALLTALRAKGETETEIAGFAEGMRDAARTITPDRTPLVDTCGTGGDDYDTINVSTTSAIVASGAGVPVAKHGNYSVSSNSGSADVLEEVGVDVEAEPSAVEGAIETDGIGFMLAPVFHPAMKAVIGPRKELGMRTVFNVLGPLTNPAGADAQIVGVYDPELVPVLARALAQMDVERALVVHGAGMDEITVHDETTVAEVSGDESTEYTLTPADLGLDVHPIDAVSGGTPSENAADMRGIVEGDVEGAKRDIILANAGAAVYIAGEADSLEAGVNAAREAIESGAAADKLEQLRTGV; via the coding sequence ATGCAAGAGTATATCGAACGCGTGACCGAGGGCGAGGACCTGACACAGAACGAGGCACGGCAGGCCGCAAGCGCCGTGTTCGAGGACGCCACGGAGGCACAGATCGGGGCGCTGCTGACCGCGCTTCGGGCGAAAGGCGAGACCGAGACCGAGATCGCGGGCTTTGCCGAGGGAATGCGCGATGCTGCACGGACGATCACGCCCGATCGGACGCCGCTGGTCGACACCTGCGGCACGGGCGGGGACGACTACGATACGATCAACGTCTCGACGACGAGCGCGATCGTCGCCAGCGGGGCGGGCGTCCCCGTTGCCAAGCACGGCAACTACTCGGTGTCGTCGAACTCGGGCAGTGCGGACGTCCTGGAGGAGGTCGGCGTCGACGTCGAGGCCGAGCCCTCGGCGGTCGAGGGGGCCATCGAGACCGACGGGATCGGCTTCATGCTCGCGCCGGTGTTCCACCCGGCGATGAAGGCCGTGATCGGCCCGCGCAAGGAACTCGGGATGCGAACGGTGTTCAACGTGCTCGGGCCGCTGACGAATCCGGCGGGGGCGGACGCACAGATTGTCGGCGTCTACGATCCCGAGCTCGTGCCAGTGCTGGCCCGGGCGCTTGCGCAGATGGACGTCGAGCGCGCGCTCGTCGTCCACGGCGCGGGCATGGACGAGATCACGGTTCACGACGAGACGACCGTTGCGGAGGTTTCCGGCGACGAGAGTACGGAGTACACCCTGACGCCCGCCGATCTCGGGCTGGACGTTCACCCGATTGACGCCGTCTCGGGCGGGACGCCGAGCGAGAACGCCGCCGACATGCGCGGGATCGTCGAGGGCGACGTCGAGGGCGCGAAACGCGACATCATCCTCGCGAATGCGGGCGCGGCGGTCTACATCGCAGGCGAGGCCGACTCGCTCGAAGCCGGTGTCAACGCCGCCCGCGAAGCGATCGAGTCTGGCGCGGCGGCCGACAAACTCGAACAGCTACGGACGGGCGTATGA
- the trpG gene encoding anthranilate synthase component II codes for MSGTAESPTTTDTGDRPTVLFIDNFDSFTYNLVEYVSEYADTAVLRNTASLNDVRAEQPDAIIISPGPGHPKHDRDVGVTMDVLREISPEMPTLGVCLGLEAAVYEYGGTVGRAPSPIHGKASSIEHDGSGVFDGLDQGFRGGRYHSLVATEVPDCFEVTASAEHAGEELVMGIRHREYPIECVQFHPESVLTGVGHDLIENFLDGL; via the coding sequence ATGAGCGGTACCGCGGAATCGCCCACGACGACCGACACCGGGGACCGACCGACGGTTCTCTTCATCGATAACTTCGACTCCTTTACGTACAATCTCGTCGAGTACGTCAGCGAGTACGCGGATACCGCGGTCCTGCGGAATACCGCGTCGCTAAATGACGTGCGTGCCGAGCAACCGGATGCCATCATCATCAGTCCGGGGCCGGGCCATCCGAAACACGATCGGGATGTCGGGGTCACGATGGACGTGCTCCGGGAAATCAGCCCGGAGATGCCGACGCTCGGCGTCTGTCTCGGTCTCGAAGCGGCGGTCTACGAGTACGGCGGGACGGTCGGCCGTGCGCCCTCACCGATTCACGGAAAGGCCTCGTCGATCGAGCACGACGGCTCGGGCGTCTTTGACGGGCTCGACCAGGGCTTTCGGGGCGGTCGGTACCACTCGCTGGTCGCAACGGAGGTGCCGGACTGTTTCGAGGTGACGGCAAGTGCAGAGCACGCTGGCGAAGAGCTAGTGATGGGAATCAGACACCGCGAGTACCCGATCGAATGCGTCCAGTTCCATCCCGAAAGCGTCCTGACCGGGGTCGGTCACGATCTGATCGAGAACTTCCTCGACGGCCTCTAG
- a CDS encoding replication endonuclease, with product MDYLSDRGLTAYGQTSDSDELTDRNRDRVRLLKFLAQHPEGYLLTSMTHLVLKGNRANTHTEPEFLSPSAEQRYDAAMNRIYDESGWTALDGSDDDYQFTLRFFEELAQDHDLVRLEDSNAGRVAHPTLELLDLISEGITETDTESNELVYDREYCQNLLKSTTSGLKQLSDSQKELFANSLRRYIQRTNDYRLVFDVHFSGRRTGQDKRRMTKRFNTRFTSEGRVNKAFARLQSSLEWGYEHGDNGVFCTLTTDPKQHDSLWSAIQDINENFHRLTQFLKSDPSTVKDTRREGVPSWSSALDSSNFHFGQEGAVSGRPRQRLEYVKVLEFTSAGYPHLHVLFFNVPTRDTDGMPWLIDKNELSEYWDRYGQGKIVDLYPLTYRDDLDELPDAQFNSDEGFVSWYRYGDHEHSEEWIEDKARWHKKDGLINMDGSDEVAYQKTAGSYIGKYISETYAALLDSTDSLENGDHELDDDGKAAFWKLAMYWCTQRRFWSISKTIEEDIALDDQQSDEVRRAVHEATKSSVLYHADLAHESHACYPEIDIDSNRAQSTLHDLIRGTLVDVEFLGTYAYWDMPAPNNTVNIQVLEELAHDDCSSISYRSTGDRPPPVEAVW from the coding sequence GTGGACTACCTGTCCGATCGAGGACTCACAGCCTACGGCCAGACCTCCGACTCCGACGAACTGACTGACCGCAACCGCGATCGCGTTCGACTCCTCAAGTTTCTCGCTCAACACCCAGAGGGCTACCTGCTCACCAGCATGACGCATCTGGTGCTGAAAGGCAACAGAGCGAACACTCACACAGAACCCGAGTTCCTCAGCCCATCCGCCGAGCAGCGGTACGACGCCGCGATGAATCGCATTTACGACGAAAGCGGCTGGACCGCGCTCGATGGCTCCGACGACGACTACCAGTTCACCCTCCGCTTTTTCGAAGAACTCGCTCAAGACCACGATCTCGTCCGCTTAGAGGACTCCAACGCCGGACGGGTCGCGCATCCCACACTTGAGTTACTTGACTTGATTTCAGAAGGCATTACTGAAACAGACACAGAATCGAACGAACTCGTCTACGATCGAGAATACTGCCAGAACCTCCTCAAATCCACTACTTCGGGACTCAAACAGCTATCCGACTCCCAGAAGGAACTCTTTGCGAACAGCTTGCGTCGTTACATCCAACGAACTAACGATTACAGACTCGTCTTCGACGTTCACTTTTCAGGAAGACGAACCGGCCAGGACAAACGCCGGATGACGAAACGTTTCAATACCCGATTCACCTCCGAAGGTCGCGTCAACAAAGCCTTCGCGCGCTTGCAGTCCTCCCTCGAATGGGGCTACGAACACGGTGACAACGGTGTTTTCTGTACTCTCACCACCGATCCGAAACAGCACGACTCGCTCTGGAGTGCGATTCAGGATATCAACGAGAATTTCCACAGACTCACGCAGTTCCTCAAGTCTGATCCGTCGACGGTGAAAGACACTCGGCGCGAGGGCGTGCCCTCCTGGAGCTCGGCACTCGACTCCTCGAACTTCCACTTCGGTCAGGAGGGAGCCGTGTCGGGACGACCTCGGCAACGACTGGAATATGTGAAGGTCTTGGAGTTCACCAGCGCGGGCTATCCCCACCTACACGTCCTGTTTTTCAACGTCCCGACGCGCGACACCGACGGAATGCCGTGGCTGATCGACAAGAACGAACTCTCCGAATACTGGGACCGCTACGGCCAGGGGAAGATCGTTGATCTCTATCCCCTCACCTACCGCGACGACCTCGACGAACTGCCCGACGCGCAGTTCAACTCCGACGAAGGCTTCGTCAGCTGGTACAGGTACGGCGATCACGAGCATTCCGAAGAGTGGATCGAGGACAAAGCGCGCTGGCACAAGAAGGACGGGTTGATCAACATGGACGGCTCCGACGAAGTTGCCTATCAAAAAACGGCTGGCAGCTACATCGGCAAGTACATTTCCGAAACCTACGCCGCCCTGCTCGATAGTACAGACTCACTCGAAAACGGCGACCATGAACTCGACGACGACGGGAAGGCAGCGTTCTGGAAGCTGGCGATGTACTGGTGTACCCAGCGGCGATTTTGGTCGATCTCGAAGACTATCGAGGAAGACATTGCTCTCGACGATCAGCAGTCAGACGAAGTTCGTCGAGCTGTTCACGAAGCTACGAAAAGCTCAGTCCTGTACCATGCTGATCTCGCTCACGAGTCTCATGCTTGCTATCCCGAGATCGATATCGACAGTAATCGGGCTCAGTCAACGCTTCATGACCTGATTCGTGGGACGCTTGTCGATGTTGAGTTTCTTGGAACCTACGCGTATTGGGATATGCCCGCACCCAATAACACGGTGAACATTCAGGTTCTCGAAGAGCTAGCACATGATGATTGTTCATCAATCTCGTACCGTTCAACCGGTGACCGACCCCCACCCGTAGAAGCGGTATGGTGA